AATTCGCGCTCGGAAATTCGCGCAATTTTTTTTAGTTCTTCCATAAGGTTTTTCTTATTGTGCAGTCTGCCCGCGGTGTCTATCAACAAAATATCCGTATCTTTGGCTTTAGCTGATTGGATCGCGTCAAAAACCACCGAAGCCGCGTCGGCGCCTTGGTCTTGGCGGACGAGTCTTACTTTGGCCCTTTGCGCCCATACGGACAATTGCTCGCTGGCCGCCGCCCTAAAAGTGTCGGCCGCCGCGATTAAAACGCTGTATTTTTGGTCGGAATAATATTTGGCCAATTTGCCCACAGCCGTGGTTTTGCCCACGCCGTTGACGCCTACTATGGTAATTACCGCGGGGATCGTAATTTTAGGTGCGGGGTTTTCTTCCAAAATTTCTACCATAATGGCTTTTAAGGCCTGCAAGACACCGTCGCGGTCTTTTATATGCTGAGCTTGGATTTGGTCTTTTAACCTGTCCAAAATATCCAAGGCCGCTTCCGCACCCATATCCGAACTTAGCAGTATGGCTTCCAGCTCGTCAAAAAAATCATCGTCCAAAACTTTGCCGCCAAACAATTGGCTTAATTTATAACTGATAGATTCCCTGGTTTTTTTTAAGGCTTCCCAAATTTTTTTGAATAGGTTCATAAGGGTGGGTTTACGCTCCTTCCTCCTGGGCGACTTTTACTGCGTCTTCCAGCTTGACGCTTACGACCTTGGAGACGCCTTGCTCTTCCATTGTTACGCCATACATTGTGTCGGCTATTTCCATAGTGGGTTTTCTGTGCGTTATGACTATAAACTGCGTATTTTTACTAAACGCTCGCAAAAACTTGGCAAATCTCTCGGCGTTGGCGTCGTCCAACGCGGCTTCAATTTCGTCCAGCACGCAAAACGGCATAGGTCTTAATTTCAAAATAGCGAATAATATCGCGATAGCCGTCATTGCCCTCTCGCCGCCTGAAAGCAAAGATATGCTCTGAAGTTTTTTGCCCGGGGGCTCG
The DNA window shown above is from Clostridiales bacterium and carries:
- the ftsY gene encoding signal recognition particle-docking protein FtsY, which gives rise to MNLFKKIWEALKKTRESISYKLSQLFGGKVLDDDFFDELEAILLSSDMGAEAALDILDRLKDQIQAQHIKDRDGVLQALKAIMVEILEENPAPKITIPAVITIVGVNGVGKTTAVGKLAKYYSDQKYSVLIAAADTFRAAASEQLSVWAQRAKVRLVRQDQGADAASVVFDAIQSAKAKDTDILLIDTAGRLHNKKNLMEELKKIARISEREFGQAAHLRFLVLDATIGQNAISQADIFNEAVSLDGIILTKLDGTAKGGVVLAIAKKLALPVTFVGVGEGIDDLIEFDAKEFVESMF